In the Oryzias latipes chromosome 9, ASM223467v1 genome, one interval contains:
- the camsap1 gene encoding calmodulin-regulated spectrin-associated protein 1 isoform X7 yields MRDVCDGAALLAVVHYYCPDIMKLEDICLKEVPSIADCLYNIQLLREFATEYLNKSCYLTVEDMLYSPLVLKHNVMVFIAELFWWFETVKPEFVQPRDLQEFKDARAIAHPKSARPSVPISNATKRSFLASPGVADNQSSPEVCNRYFLHPADSEPLKGGPTFSPSHPLLPLRQRQQRQQGEDVSGLRNRSNSLTQMDAHHSRGSGVAWPDKRQSRPLSTLSPFALHSATDSDADRASGDSVSLARSISKDSLASSVANVTPKHQTSFHQPPHAALRRVNGHGLLSNVSLEGEEEAMLAVTRTDASVLPRLAETAPAGPKPPSDSKPAEDGFYLEPLMPAVLKTAKEKSVCLNKEEESGEVLRSAERGSFRRGDGSAAAVRRKAPSGLNQTFEKEELVEPPPPAGFRPAVASSVDSSSSSSREPAEGFYLHSDSEEQKYGAEMEDLNEEEEDLDEALTTKGSHCPRKEYIEEAEEEESAKLQEDLNLKEHEDKDLNGGSGRSSPCLSTHSQASSLASGSVRMTSFAERKAHQQRFGSNHDLRSSASSSQRTTPDGSESSGPLASSWRLRRDQSPSSPLGGCARAGDGGANVLASEIIQLRMQLEEKRRAIEHQKKKMEVLSARQRQKLGKAAFLHIVKKGGGKSDTLPNPLKADICKDEFNGEKEALSKDDTCVDVLRGEKGAEQAGSLGALGADKRGNGGSFYLEEELDLNECSRSIELLNEAIGSIQQQMMQLSLQQEVLMRQNTQSPSGAAPPLPHPTDKNGKVGGGFHFVEHHSGAGGSQTRKPPKLTSSKSSRSKPSELKISKEQSQQSRPTSRTPTQSRSETLPNPRQLSGGRSPRTDQPDSPRNPTAAATIDRPGSGHARTATFRLHDEANMRLPTRVDLTSVSVEGPQSSPRESELHSADGSGKENVPSEEGQRSKTHLIEVDLSELKAPEEDEGAEDGTAEEADGEQKSGLGFFFKDEQKAEDELAKKRAAFLLKQQKKAEEARLRKQQLEAESELKRDEARRKAEEDRLRKEEEKTRRELIKQEYLRRKQQEIFEEQGLAKPKTPRPKQKHKHKAVLREESSIESFSKCPSTPDNLITAQSGSSLSLASAATNEADSVNSGGGGSQRCDSVESFPGSRNNSRAAERDWDNGSTASSITSMAEYTGPKLFKEPSAKSNKPIIHNAISHCCLAGKVNEPQKNQILEELEKCESNHLMILFRDGGCQFRALYSYFPDTEEIQKLTGTGPKSISKKMIDKLYKYNSDRKQFTVIPAKTVSVSVDALTIHNHLWQAKRGTVPKKSGK; encoded by the exons ATGAGGGACGTTTGCGATGGAGCTGCGCTCCTCGCCGTGGTTCATTACTACTGCCCAGACATCATGAAGCTGGAGG ACATTTGCCTGAAAGAAGTTCCTTCCATTGCCGACTGCCTGTACAACATCCAGCTTCTCAGAGAATTTGCCACTGAATACCTGAATAAAAGCTGCTACCTGACTGTGGAAGACATGCTCTACTCACCCCTTGTGCTCAAG caTAATGTAATGGTGTTCATCGCTGAACTTTTCTGGTGGTTTGAGACGGTCAAACCTGAGTTTGTTCAGCCCAGAGATCTGCAGGAGTTTAAAGATG CGCGAGCCATCGCTCATCCCAAGAGTGCCCGTCCATCAGTGCCCATCTCCAACGCCACCAAGCGCAGCTTCCTGGCCAGCCCCGGCGTGGCCGACAACCAGAGCAGCCCTGAAGTCTGTAACAGGTACTTCCTGCATCCTGCAGACTCTGAGCCCCT TAAGGGGGGTCCAACCTTCAGCCCCTCTCACCCACTCCTACCCCTGAGGCAGCGGCAACAAAGGCAGCAAGGAGAGGACGTTTCAG GTCTGAGAAACCGTTCAAACTCCCTGACTCAGATGGATGCTCATCACTCCAGAGGTTCAGGTGTGGCGTGGCCCGATAAGAGGCAAAG TCGACCTCTTTCCACGCTGAGCCCCTTCGCTCTGCACTCAGCCACAGACAGCGATGCCGACCGCGCCTCTGGTGACAGCGTGAGTCTGGCTCGCTCCATCAGCAAGGACAGCTTGGCTTCCAGTGTCGCCAACGTCACCCCCAAACATCAGACGTCCTTCCACCAACCGCCACACGCTGCTTTGCGCAGAGTGAACGGCCACGGCTTGCTGAGCAACGTTAGCTTGGAGGGCGAGGAGGAAGCCATGCTGGCCGTCACCAGAACCGATGCGTCTGTCCTGCCTAGACTGGCTGAAACTGCCCCAGCAGGACCCAAACCCCCCTCGGACTCCAAACCCGCAGAAGATGGCTTTTACCTTGAACCGCTAATGCCTGCCGTTCTGAAAACGGCTAAAGAGAAGTCTGTATGTCTGAACAAGGAAGAGGAGAGCGGCGAGGTGCTTCGGTCTGCAGAAAGGGGCTCTTTCCGGCGAGGAGACGGATCTGCCGCAGCTGTTCGGAGGAAAGCTCCTTCCGGACTGAACCAGACTTTTGAGAAAGAAGAGTTGGTGGAACCGCCGCCGCCGGCCGGTTTCAGACCAGCTGTCGCCAGCAGTGtcgactcctcctcctcctcttccaggGAGCCAGCAGAAGGCTTTTACCTTCATTCTGATTCTGAGGAACAGAAGTACGGGGCTGAAATGGAAGACCTtaatgaggaggaagaggatctgGATGAAGCTCTCACCACAAAAGGCTCACACTGTCCGAGGAAGGAGTACATTGAGGAGGCCGAAGAGGAAGAGTCGGCCAAGCTTCAAGAGGACTTGAATCTGAAGGAGCACGAGGACAAAGACCTGAACGGCGGCAGCGGCCGCTCCAGCCCTTGTCTCAGCACGCACTCGCAGGCCAGCAGCCTTGCCAGTGGAAGCGTGCGGATGACTTCCTTTGCCGAGCGGAAAGCCCATCAGCAGCGCTTTGGCAGCAACCACGACCTGCGCTCCAGTGCCTCCAGCTCCCAGAGGACCACTCCGGACGGGTCAGAGAGCAGCGGGCCGCTCGCCTCCTCCTGGAGGCTCAGAAGAGACCAGAGCCCCTCCTCTCCGCTGGGAGGGTGCGCTCGTGCAGGCGACGGTGGCGCCAACGTTCTGGCGTCTGAGATCATCCAGCTCCGCATGcagctggaggagaagcggCGTGCGATCGAGCAtcagaagaagaagatggaagTGCTGTCGGCGAGACAGAGGCAGAAGCTGGGAAAAGCCGCGTTTTTGCACATCGTAAAAAAAGGCGGCGGGAAGAGCGACACTCTACCCAACCCGCTTAAGGCTGACATCTGCAAAGACGAGTTCAACGGAGAGAAGGAAGCTTTGAGCAAAGACGACACCTGCGTTGACGTCCTGAGAGGAGagaaaggagcagagcaggccggCTCTCTGGGGGCTTTGGGAGCGGACAAAAGAGGAAACGGTGGAAGCTTCTACCTGGAGGAGGAGCTAGACCTGAACGAATGCAGCCGCTCCATCGAGCTGCTGAACGAAGCCATCGGCAGCATCCAGCAGCAGATGATGCAGCTGTCCCTGCAGCAGGAGGTGCTGATGCGGCAGAACACGCAGTCCCCGTCGGGCGCTGCTCCGCCCCTTCCTCACCCCACTGACAAAAACGGCAAGGTGGGGGGCGGCTTTCATTTTGTGGAGCACCACTCCGGTGCCGGGGGGTCTCAAACCAGGAAACCCCCCAAACTGACCTCAAGCAAGAGCTCCAGGTCCAAACCATCAGAACTGAAGATAAGCAAAGAGCAGAGCCAGCAGAGCCGGCCGACCTCCAGGACCCCGACCCAGAGCAGGTCGGAGACGTTACCGAACCCGAGGCAGTTATCTGGGGGCAGGTCCCCCAGGACAGACCAGCCCGACAGCCCCAGAAACCCCACAGCTGCAGCGACAATCGACAGACCGGGGTCCGGCCACGCCAGGACCGCCACCTTCCGCCTCCACGACGAGGCGAACATGCGGCTGCCGACCCGAGTGGATCTGACTTCAGTGTCAGTAGAAGGTCCACAGAGCTCCCCGAGAGAGTCCGAGCTCCACTCCGCCGACGGTTCTGGGAAGGAGAACGTTCCGTCTGAGGAGGGGCAGCGCAGCAAGACCCATCTAATAGAAGTGGATCTGTCCGAGCTGAAGGCCCCCGAGGAAGATGAGGGTGCTGAGGATGGAACAGCAGAAGAGGCTGATGGAGAGCAGAAGTCTGGTTTGGGATTTTTCTTCAAG GACGAACAGAAAGCTGAGGATGAACTTGCTAAGAAGAGAGCGGCGTTCCTGTTGAAGCAGCAGAAGAAAGCCGAGGAGGCCCGACTCCGGAAACAACAGCTAGAGGCAGAATCTGAACTCAAACGAGACGAAGCcag ACGGAAAGCCGAGGAGGACCGTTTGCgtaaagaggaggagaagacgCGGCGGGAGCTCATCAAACAGGAGTATCTGCGGAGGAAGCAGCAGGAGATATTTGAGGAGCAAGGCCTGGCCAAACCCAAAACCCCCAGAcccaagcaaaaacacaaacacaaggcCGTCCTCCGAGAGGAATCCTCCATCGAAAGCTTCTCCAAGTGCCCTTCCACAC CTGATAACTTGATCACGGCTCAGTCGGGCTCCAGTCTGTCTTTGGCCTCCGCGGCGACCAATGAGGCGGACAGCGTCAACTCTGGGGGCGGGGGCTCTCAGCG CTGCGACTCCGTGGAGTCGTTTCCAGGAAGTCGGAACAACAGCCGAGCCGCAGAGAGAGACTGGGACAACGGCTCCACGGCgtcctccatcacctccatggCTGAATACACGG GTCCCAAACTCTTTAAGGAGCCCAGTGCCAAATCCAACAAACCCATCATCCACAACGCCATCTCTCACTGTTGTCTGGCTGGCAAAGTCAACGAGCCCCAGAAGAACCAGATTCTGGAG GAGTTGGAAAAGTGCGAGTCCAACCACCTGATGATCCTGTTCCGGGACGGCGGTTGCCAGTTCCGGGCGCTCTACTCCTACTTCCCCGACACCGAGGAGATCCAGAAGCTGACGGGCACCGGGCCCAAGAGCATCAGCAAGAAGATGATCGACAAGCTGTACAAGTACAACTCGGACCGAAAGCAGTTCACAGTCATCCCCGCCAAAACGGTGTCCGTCAGCGTGGACGCCCTGACCATCCACAACCACCTGTGGCAAGCCAAGAGAGGCACCGTGCCAAAGAAGAGCGGGAAGTAG